One part of the Arabidopsis thaliana chromosome 1 sequence genome encodes these proteins:
- the AGP21 gene encoding arabinogalactan protein 21 (arabinogalactan protein 21 (AGP21); BEST Arabidopsis thaliana protein match is: arabinogalactan protein 12 (TAIR:AT3G13520.1); Has 48 Blast hits to 48 proteins in 8 species: Archae - 0; Bacteria - 0; Metazoa - 0; Fungi - 0; Plants - 48; Viruses - 0; Other Eukaryotes - 0 (source: NCBI BLink).) produces MEAMKMKMMVFIMVVAVAFSAATAATVEAPAPSPTSDAAMFVPALFASVVALASGFIF; encoded by the coding sequence ATGGAGgcaatgaagatgaagatgatggtgTTTATTATGGTTGTTGCGGTGGCTTTCTCAGCTGCCACGGCTGCTACCGTTGAAGCTCCAGCTCCAAGCCCAACTTCTGATGCTGCCATGTTTGTACCAGCACTGTTTGCATCTGTTGTTGCTTTGGCATCTGGTTTCATCTTttga
- a CDS encoding hypothetical protein (DUF1639) (Protein of unknown function (DUF1639); CONTAINS InterPro DOMAIN/s: Protein of unknown function DUF1639 (InterPro:IPR012438); BEST Arabidopsis thaliana protein match is: Protein of unknown function (DUF1639) (TAIR:AT3G03880.1); Has 249 Blast hits to 246 proteins in 15 species: Archae - 0; Bacteria - 0; Metazoa - 0; Fungi - 0; Plants - 249; Viruses - 0; Other Eukaryotes - 0 (source: NCBI BLink).) gives MEEVKGQRGSGTTEADFVLQWGERKRVRCMKVKKDQSLANGKSTDCLTKRKLISRAVSSERGSPSRHLNRPNKITDSLVNVRRSFMASPEKEDRYYTTRGSMGIDESGKIIKEPVKETKKHVWPKLYIALSNKEKEEDFLAMKGCKLPQRPKKRAKLVQKTLLLVSPGAWLSDLCKERYEVREKKTSKKRPRGLKAMGSMESDSE, from the exons ATGGAGGAGGTAAAGGGACAAAGAGGAAGTGGAACCACAGAGGCAGATTTTGTGTTGCAATGGGGTGAGAGGAAAAGAGTTAGATGTatgaaagtgaagaaagatcAAAGCCTTGCCAATGGCAAATCAACTGATTGTTTGACTAAACGTAAACTCATTTCTCGTGCTGTCTCTTCTGAGAGAGGCTCACCTTCTCGACATCTTAACCGTCCTAACAA GATCACTGATTCTCTAGTCAATGTGCGGAGATCGTTTATGGCGTCGCCCGAGAAGGAAGATAGGTATTATACAACAAGGGGTTCGATGGGAATAGATGAGAGTGGGAAAATTATTAAGGAACctgtgaaagaaacaaagaagcatGTGTGGCCAAAGTTGTATATAGCTTTGTCAaataaagagaaggaagaagattttttgGCTATGAAAGGTTGCAAGCTTCCTCAAAGACCTAAGAAGCGAGCCAAATTGGTTCAGAAGACATTGCTT CTGGTGAGTCCAGGAGCTTGGTTATCAGATCTGTGCAAAGAGAGATATGAagtaagagagaagaagacttcAAAGAAG AGACCAAGAGGATTGAAGGCAATGGGGAGCATGGAAAGCGATTCGGAGTGA
- a CDS encoding hypothetical protein (DUF1639) (Protein of unknown function (DUF1639); FUNCTIONS IN: molecular_function unknown; INVOLVED IN: biological_process unknown; LOCATED IN: cellular_component unknown; CONTAINS InterPro DOMAIN/s: Protein of unknown function DUF1639 (InterPro:IPR012438); BEST Arabidopsis thaliana protein match is: Protein of unknown function (DUF1639) (TAIR:AT3G03880.1); Has 250 Blast hits to 247 proteins in 15 species: Archae - 0; Bacteria - 0; Metazoa - 0; Fungi - 0; Plants - 250; Viruses - 0; Other Eukaryotes - 0 (source: NCBI BLink).), whose product MEEVKGQRGSGTTEADFVLQWGERKRVRCMKVKKDQSLANGKSTDCLTKRKLISRAVSSERGSPSRHLNRPNKSFMASPEKEDRYYTTRGSMGIDESGKIIKEPVKETKKHVWPKLYIALSNKEKEEDFLAMKGCKLPQRPKKRAKLVQKTLLLVSPGAWLSDLCKERYEVREKKTSKKRPRGLKAMGSMESDSE is encoded by the exons ATGGAGGAGGTAAAGGGACAAAGAGGAAGTGGAACCACAGAGGCAGATTTTGTGTTGCAATGGGGTGAGAGGAAAAGAGTTAGATGTatgaaagtgaagaaagatcAAAGCCTTGCCAATGGCAAATCAACTGATTGTTTGACTAAACGTAAACTCATTTCTCGTGCTGTCTCTTCTGAGAGAGGCTCACCTTCTCGACATCTTAACCGTCCTAACAA ATCGTTTATGGCGTCGCCCGAGAAGGAAGATAGGTATTATACAACAAGGGGTTCGATGGGAATAGATGAGAGTGGGAAAATTATTAAGGAACctgtgaaagaaacaaagaagcatGTGTGGCCAAAGTTGTATATAGCTTTGTCAaataaagagaaggaagaagattttttgGCTATGAAAGGTTGCAAGCTTCCTCAAAGACCTAAGAAGCGAGCCAAATTGGTTCAGAAGACATTGCTT CTGGTGAGTCCAGGAGCTTGGTTATCAGATCTGTGCAAAGAGAGATATGAagtaagagagaagaagacttcAAAGAAG AGACCAAGAGGATTGAAGGCAATGGGGAGCATGGAAAGCGATTCGGAGTGA